In the Kribbella sp. NBC_00482 genome, one interval contains:
- a CDS encoding alpha/beta fold hydrolase has protein sequence MSYQYVAVAGARIAYRASGSGPALVLMKNNRRPLDYPVADVLAQRFRVLQIHPVGFGAADRPEEYDFGSIGRQVLAVLDHERIDRFAVWGFSQPACMSAVVARSTDRAAALVMGGVAPIGFPTDGTMRRMEREPRLPKAALEFWRSYRSYDWHHELRCYAGTKVAYMGTADPAIRRLRKLKPVLEGIGFSYLEFEGLSHASCGLGDESADGLRVARTVADRLLGGGSKSL, from the coding sequence ATGAGCTACCAGTACGTCGCTGTGGCCGGCGCCCGCATCGCCTACCGGGCGAGCGGTTCCGGGCCGGCGCTCGTACTGATGAAGAACAACCGCCGCCCGCTGGACTACCCGGTTGCGGACGTGCTCGCTCAGCGATTTCGGGTCCTGCAGATCCATCCCGTCGGTTTCGGCGCTGCCGACCGGCCGGAGGAATACGATTTCGGCAGCATCGGCCGGCAGGTGCTCGCCGTACTCGATCACGAACGCATCGATCGGTTCGCCGTCTGGGGATTCTCGCAGCCGGCGTGCATGTCGGCTGTCGTCGCCCGGTCGACGGATCGGGCGGCTGCACTGGTGATGGGCGGCGTGGCGCCGATCGGCTTCCCGACCGACGGCACGATGCGCCGGATGGAGCGAGAACCGCGGCTACCCAAGGCTGCGCTGGAGTTCTGGCGGAGCTATCGCTCGTACGACTGGCACCACGAACTCAGGTGTTACGCGGGAACCAAGGTGGCGTACATGGGTACCGCCGACCCGGCGATCCGCCGGCTCCGGAAACTCAAGCCGGTACTGGAAGGCATCGGCTTCAGCTACTTGGAGTTCGAGGGATTGAGCCACGCCTCGTGCGGGCTGGGCGACGAGTCGGCCGACGGACTGCGCGTCGCCCGGACTGTCGCGGATCGACTGCTCGGTGGCGGCTCGAAGTCGCTTTAA
- a CDS encoding TrmH family RNA methyltransferase, protein MQRISSRNARFQVWQASLTNRTKRQRSGEFLVQGVRPISVAVDNGWPVRTVITDASRPLSRWASDLLQRLPAVERVAMAPELLAELGEKEEPELIAVLELAADDLDRIPVGPEFLGVVFDRPTGPGNIGSIIRSADAFGADGVIVTGHAADIYDPKAVRATTGSLFAVPAVRAPSHREVLDWVRRSPVAVVGTDEHGSTDVYDFDFTQPVLLLIGNETAGLSTAWKEAADHLVRIPITGSASSLNAANAATAVLYEISRQRSRRAQ, encoded by the coding sequence GTGCAACGGATCTCCTCGCGGAACGCCAGATTCCAGGTGTGGCAGGCATCGCTGACCAATCGCACCAAACGGCAGCGGTCCGGCGAGTTCCTGGTGCAGGGGGTGCGCCCGATTTCGGTTGCTGTGGACAACGGTTGGCCGGTGCGCACCGTCATCACCGACGCGTCGCGCCCGTTGTCCCGTTGGGCTTCGGACCTGCTGCAACGGCTGCCCGCGGTTGAGCGGGTCGCGATGGCGCCGGAGTTGCTAGCCGAGCTCGGCGAGAAGGAGGAGCCCGAGCTGATCGCCGTACTGGAGCTGGCGGCCGACGATCTCGATCGGATCCCGGTCGGGCCGGAGTTCCTGGGCGTCGTCTTCGACCGCCCGACCGGGCCGGGGAACATCGGGTCGATCATCCGGTCCGCCGACGCGTTCGGCGCCGACGGGGTGATCGTCACCGGGCATGCGGCCGACATCTACGACCCGAAAGCGGTCCGCGCGACGACGGGATCGCTGTTCGCGGTTCCCGCCGTACGCGCGCCTTCGCATCGCGAGGTTCTCGACTGGGTACGTCGCTCCCCGGTCGCCGTGGTCGGCACCGACGAGCACGGGTCGACCGATGTCTACGACTTCGACTTCACCCAGCCGGTCCTGCTGCTGATCGGCAACGAGACCGCGGGCCTGAGTACGGCGTGGAAGGAAGCCGCCGACCACCTGGTCCGGATCCCGATCACCGGATCAGCCAGCTCCCTCAACGCCGCCAACGCCGCGACCGCGGTGCTCTACGAGATCTCCCGCCAGCGCTCACGCCGTGCACAGTAG
- a CDS encoding AAA family ATPase, with the protein MQSKPMLVVVSGPPGTGKTTLAHRIAAAIGCPAICRDEIKEGMAHATPGFVPGPGDPLTMRTLSTFFDVLGLLIGRGTTVVAEAAFQDRLWNPGLSPLLGRADVRIVHCTVPAEVALERITARTSNDPRRSAHEDAQISADARLRTHNAFQPIDLPVPSITVDTGTELPMEKILAFLSR; encoded by the coding sequence GTGCAGTCGAAACCGATGCTGGTCGTGGTGAGTGGTCCGCCCGGGACCGGGAAGACGACGCTGGCGCACCGGATCGCAGCCGCGATCGGCTGCCCGGCGATCTGCCGGGACGAGATCAAGGAAGGCATGGCGCACGCCACCCCAGGCTTTGTGCCAGGCCCCGGCGACCCGCTGACGATGCGAACGCTGTCCACGTTCTTCGACGTGCTCGGCCTACTCATCGGCCGCGGTACGACGGTGGTCGCGGAAGCGGCGTTCCAGGACCGGCTGTGGAACCCGGGTCTGAGCCCGCTGCTCGGCCGCGCCGATGTCCGGATCGTGCACTGCACGGTCCCGGCCGAGGTCGCGCTGGAGCGGATCACCGCGCGGACGTCCAACGACCCACGCCGTTCCGCTCACGAGGACGCGCAGATCAGCGCCGACGCCCGCCTCCGCACCCACAACGCCTTCCAGCCCATCGATCTCCCGGTGCCCTCGATCACAGTCGACACCGGCACTGAGCTGCCGATGGAGAAGATCCTCGCGTTCTTGTCGCGCTAA
- a CDS encoding extracellular solute-binding protein, which yields MEYTRRSVLTALGLGAVAAATGCSASSGDSQATADGPVEGEISLLTPLFEGSTGKDLLEGKLLPAFKQKNPNVMVKVDYTTYAALNEKITTSLAGGLMPDVVMLGVGWIPPFAHKKVLAPLPDDLAKRYEYEDRVLEPSRYDGKLYALPMVLDTRIVTYRKDLFAEAGIKAPPKDWAELREMSKELARSDGSGKLTRVGFDPFSIDLRQCWETFLFANDGNLFDESGQQVKFNDDRGVEALQLFLDVVKDKSADYSFKSSAGQPTTLQQGRSAMMMSNNSLWVQLKQQTPELLKEDKVGAFILANKVPAMLQGGTMVARSASSKHAAAAQALVEFMGTPESILPTAQQRGSVPGVQDLRTSDYVKENGFVKLALDNMSKARSEGGTAAWMEIREKIKTTLETAVVGKRSAKEAIDELANLSKEAISRL from the coding sequence ATGGAGTACACCCGCAGATCAGTCCTGACGGCCCTGGGGCTCGGCGCGGTCGCCGCCGCCACCGGGTGCTCCGCGTCGTCCGGCGACAGCCAGGCGACCGCCGACGGACCCGTCGAAGGCGAGATCAGCCTGCTCACCCCGCTGTTCGAGGGCAGCACCGGCAAGGACTTGCTGGAGGGCAAGCTGCTGCCGGCGTTCAAGCAGAAGAACCCGAACGTCATGGTCAAGGTCGACTACACGACGTACGCCGCCCTGAACGAGAAGATCACCACCAGCCTGGCCGGGGGCCTGATGCCGGACGTGGTGATGCTCGGCGTCGGGTGGATCCCGCCGTTCGCGCACAAGAAGGTGCTCGCGCCGCTGCCCGACGACCTGGCCAAGCGGTACGAGTACGAGGACCGCGTTCTCGAGCCGTCCCGGTACGACGGCAAGCTGTACGCGTTGCCGATGGTCCTCGACACCCGGATCGTCACCTACCGCAAGGACCTGTTCGCCGAGGCCGGGATCAAGGCGCCGCCGAAGGACTGGGCCGAACTGCGGGAGATGTCCAAGGAACTGGCCCGCAGCGACGGCTCCGGCAAGCTCACCCGGGTCGGCTTCGACCCGTTCTCGATCGATCTCCGGCAGTGCTGGGAGACGTTCCTGTTCGCCAACGACGGCAACTTGTTCGACGAGAGCGGGCAGCAGGTCAAGTTCAACGACGACCGCGGTGTCGAGGCGTTGCAGCTGTTCCTGGACGTCGTCAAGGACAAGTCCGCCGACTACTCGTTCAAGTCGTCGGCCGGTCAGCCGACCACCCTGCAGCAGGGTCGTTCCGCGATGATGATGTCGAACAACTCGCTCTGGGTGCAGCTCAAGCAGCAGACCCCGGAGCTGCTCAAGGAGGACAAGGTCGGCGCGTTCATCCTCGCCAACAAGGTGCCCGCGATGCTGCAGGGCGGCACCATGGTGGCCCGGTCCGCCTCGTCCAAGCACGCCGCCGCGGCCCAGGCGCTGGTGGAGTTCATGGGTACGCCGGAATCCATCCTGCCGACCGCGCAACAACGCGGTTCCGTGCCCGGCGTCCAGGACCTGCGGACCTCTGACTATGTCAAGGAAAACGGTTTCGTGAAGCTTGCCCTGGACAACATGAGCAAGGCCCGGTCCGAGGGCGGTACGGCGGCCTGGATGGAGATCCGGGAGAAGATCAAGACCACCCTCGAGACCGCC
- a CDS encoding methyltransferase domain-containing protein, with the protein MNNVYTHGHHESVLRSHSWRTAENSAGYLLPHLRPGMSLLDVGAGPGTITADLARLVEPGRTTALEANAAALDITKSAFENLDLDVEFVVGDVHALDLPDDTYDVVHAHQVLQHVADPVQALREMRRVCKPGGTVAVRDSDYHGFVWYPELPELDEWMALYQRMARANSGEPDAGRRLLSWALAAGFEQADATTSTWAFTNPEDRAFWGGMWADRVLKSALADQARASGVPEQQLEAISQAWRTWADTPGATISILHGELLCTA; encoded by the coding sequence ATGAACAACGTGTACACGCACGGCCATCACGAGTCCGTACTGCGGTCGCACAGCTGGCGGACCGCCGAGAACTCGGCCGGATACCTGCTTCCGCACCTGCGGCCCGGGATGTCGTTGCTCGACGTCGGCGCCGGTCCCGGAACGATCACCGCCGACCTGGCGCGCCTGGTCGAGCCCGGCCGGACGACCGCGCTGGAGGCGAACGCCGCGGCACTCGACATCACCAAGTCAGCGTTCGAGAACCTGGACCTCGACGTCGAGTTCGTCGTCGGCGACGTACATGCACTGGATCTGCCGGACGACACGTACGACGTCGTACATGCGCATCAGGTCCTGCAGCACGTGGCGGATCCCGTGCAGGCGCTGCGCGAGATGCGGCGCGTGTGCAAGCCCGGAGGAACCGTCGCGGTCCGCGACTCGGACTATCACGGCTTCGTCTGGTACCCGGAGCTTCCCGAACTGGACGAGTGGATGGCGCTCTACCAGCGGATGGCGCGCGCCAACAGCGGCGAACCGGACGCGGGTCGGCGCCTGCTGTCGTGGGCGCTCGCGGCTGGCTTCGAACAGGCGGACGCGACCACGTCGACCTGGGCGTTCACCAACCCGGAGGACCGTGCGTTCTGGGGCGGCATGTGGGCCGATCGCGTCCTCAAGTCGGCTCTGGCGGATCAGGCGCGCGCATCCGGCGTACCGGAACAGCAACTCGAAGCGATCTCACAAGCATGGCGGACCTGGGCCGATACTCCCGGCGCGACCATCTCCATCTTGCACGGCGAACTACTGTGCACGGCGTGA
- a CDS encoding LacI family DNA-binding transcriptional regulator: MTIQQVATEAGVSPSTVSNLLNGRNHRMLPETRQRIERAIDKLGYRPNRAARQLRTGRNTTIGLVVPSVGNPFWGALARHLESAALAEGYHVLLCNSERDPRRERDYVDELWADGVHGVVLCSSLPSLEHVMPLVERGLQLVAFDRTSQAGDPASLVSISVDNAIGSQLATQHLTDLGHRRLAFVSGALASVNRKERYRGFTAGLEQAGIDPATSVRAPIKGDADDFGDVEASELGRAAAAELLALEEPPTGIVAINDMCALGVCRGLRDGGLEVGKDVSVVGFDDIVLADLYAPTLTTVRQPMKEMAAAAFTQLRSRLDDSGPTQGQSLLFRPELIVRESTAPPT; encoded by the coding sequence GTGACGATCCAGCAGGTCGCGACCGAGGCGGGCGTCTCGCCGAGCACGGTGTCGAACCTGCTCAACGGGCGCAACCACCGGATGCTGCCGGAGACCCGGCAGCGGATCGAGCGCGCCATCGACAAGCTCGGCTACCGGCCGAACCGGGCGGCCCGGCAGCTACGCACCGGCCGAAACACCACGATCGGACTCGTCGTCCCGTCGGTGGGCAACCCGTTCTGGGGTGCGCTCGCGCGCCACCTCGAGTCCGCGGCGCTGGCCGAGGGATACCACGTGCTGCTCTGCAACTCCGAGCGCGATCCCCGGCGCGAGCGCGACTACGTCGACGAGTTGTGGGCCGACGGCGTGCACGGCGTCGTACTGTGCTCGTCGCTGCCGTCGCTCGAGCATGTGATGCCGCTGGTCGAGCGTGGGCTGCAACTGGTCGCGTTCGACCGTACGTCGCAGGCCGGCGACCCGGCGTCGCTCGTCAGCATCAGCGTCGACAACGCGATCGGCAGCCAGCTCGCCACCCAGCACCTCACGGACCTCGGGCACCGCCGGCTGGCGTTCGTGTCCGGCGCGCTGGCGAGCGTCAACCGCAAGGAGCGGTACCGCGGGTTCACGGCCGGCCTCGAACAGGCGGGGATCGATCCGGCGACCTCGGTCCGGGCACCGATCAAGGGCGACGCGGACGACTTCGGCGATGTCGAGGCGTCCGAGCTGGGGCGCGCAGCCGCGGCCGAGCTGCTCGCGCTGGAGGAGCCGCCGACCGGGATCGTCGCGATCAACGACATGTGCGCGCTCGGGGTCTGTCGCGGGCTGCGGGACGGCGGTCTCGAGGTGGGCAAGGACGTGTCGGTGGTCGGGTTCGACGACATCGTGCTCGCGGACTTGTACGCGCCGACGCTGACCACGGTCCGGCAGCCGATGAAGGAAATGGCGGCGGCCGCGTTCACCCAACTCCGGTCGCGGCTGGACGACTCCGGCCCGACCCAGGGCCAGTCACTGCTGTTCCGCCCCGAACTCATCGTCCGCGAGTCGACCGCACCGCCGACGTAG
- a CDS encoding MarR family winged helix-turn-helix transcriptional regulator, whose protein sequence is MVTTTAARDTDLASALVQTMHRLQDLHAETSRPLGLTPQQAHLLCVLLAGPLGMTELSRILSIERSSLTSMVDRLERRTLVARTPNPTDRRASQIELTPDGLALAHEAHNAVVDRINTLTADLPRATRATVTTALQSILTR, encoded by the coding sequence ATGGTGACGACGACGGCTGCCCGGGACACCGATCTCGCGAGCGCGCTGGTGCAGACGATGCACCGGCTGCAGGACCTGCACGCCGAGACCAGCCGCCCGCTCGGCCTGACCCCGCAGCAGGCGCATCTCCTGTGCGTGCTGCTCGCCGGCCCGCTCGGCATGACCGAGCTCAGCCGCATCCTGAGCATCGAGCGCTCCAGCCTGACCAGCATGGTCGACCGCCTGGAACGCCGTACCTTGGTGGCCCGCACCCCCAACCCCACCGACCGCCGAGCCAGCCAGATCGAGCTGACCCCAGACGGTCTGGCCCTGGCGCACGAGGCCCACAACGCGGTGGTCGACCGCATCAACACCCTGACTGCCGACCTGCCCCGCGCCACCCGCGCGACCGTCACCACAGCACTGCAGTCGATCCTGACCCGATGA
- a CDS encoding RraA family protein: MLERFAGLTTAHVADACVRAGVPVRTVSLTAVAGGRVAGRVLPAQHVGSVDVFLEAFESAVEGDVLVVDNGGRRDEACVGDLAALEAAAAGVAGIVIWGLHRDTADITAIGLPVFSLGALPTGPLRLDPQPADALTRATIGEWTVTRDDVVLADEDGAVFVPADRLEELFGLAESIRDTEHRQADDIRAGRSLREQVSFKQYLERRAADPSLTFRQHLRAVRGAIEE; the protein is encoded by the coding sequence ATGCTTGAGCGGTTTGCGGGGTTGACCACAGCACATGTTGCTGACGCCTGTGTGCGGGCGGGGGTGCCGGTGCGGACAGTGTCGTTGACGGCCGTGGCCGGGGGCCGGGTCGCGGGGCGGGTGTTGCCGGCGCAGCATGTCGGAAGTGTCGACGTTTTCCTGGAGGCGTTCGAGTCCGCCGTTGAGGGCGACGTACTGGTCGTGGACAACGGTGGCAGGCGGGACGAGGCGTGTGTCGGTGACCTGGCCGCACTGGAGGCTGCTGCGGCCGGTGTCGCCGGGATCGTGATCTGGGGACTGCATCGGGACACGGCCGACATCACCGCGATCGGGTTGCCGGTGTTCAGCCTCGGGGCGTTGCCGACCGGGCCGCTGCGGCTCGACCCGCAGCCGGCCGATGCGTTGACCAGGGCAACGATCGGTGAGTGGACGGTGACCCGGGACGACGTCGTACTCGCGGACGAGGACGGAGCGGTCTTCGTACCGGCGGATCGCCTGGAGGAACTGTTCGGACTGGCGGAGTCGATCCGGGACACGGAACACCGGCAGGCGGACGACATCCGGGCCGGGCGGTCGTTGCGCGAGCAGGTGAGCTTCAAGCAGTACCTCGAGCGCCGGGCCGCCGATCCGTCGCTGACCTTTCGGCAGCACCTGCGCGCGGTGCGGGGAGCGATCGAGGAATGA
- a CDS encoding putative quinol monooxygenase — protein MLAKVFPIKLKDGNQAAAEAIVQEFAPKGPGAEEGTLSFRVYRDSSNPDYLLFVEHFADQAAYDAHTGSAAYQELIAGRFADLIVEFVEVDHELLVSL, from the coding sequence ATGCTGGCAAAGGTGTTTCCGATCAAGCTGAAGGACGGCAACCAGGCCGCCGCCGAGGCGATCGTGCAGGAGTTCGCGCCGAAGGGACCGGGGGCAGAGGAGGGCACGTTGTCCTTCCGCGTGTACCGCGACTCGTCGAACCCGGACTATCTGTTGTTCGTCGAGCACTTCGCGGACCAGGCGGCGTACGACGCGCACACCGGGTCGGCGGCGTACCAGGAACTGATCGCGGGCCGGTTCGCCGACCTGATCGTCGAGTTCGTCGAGGTCGACCACGAACTGCTGGTCAGCCTGTGA
- a CDS encoding LLM class flavin-dependent oxidoreductase: MNVRFGYGSPDAVRESAGIVRLAQQADRDGLDHVSLADHPYVADMLDGYAAISFILGRTERLSAFVNVTNLPLRPAPVLARTATSLSALSDGRFVLGLGAGGAWDRITMMGVPELRPAEAVEAFEEAMQLVHSMSDGGTPTPTKHYPIGHLRPAAVPAPLIWTGSNGPKSLAATGRNADGWIPGHAADWLSDRFRWSRPIIDEAALSVGRKPSDVATIYNFPGAITATPQRRTRDEEGRWVGGSSEQWIEELTDAILNHDAAGFTLFPRGSDPFEVQLSRWSQEVVPAVRAAVG, translated from the coding sequence ATGAACGTGCGATTCGGGTACGGGTCGCCGGACGCGGTGCGGGAGTCCGCCGGGATCGTCCGGCTCGCGCAGCAGGCCGACCGGGACGGTCTCGATCACGTCAGCCTCGCCGACCACCCGTACGTCGCGGACATGCTCGACGGGTACGCCGCGATTTCCTTCATCCTGGGGCGAACGGAGCGGCTGTCGGCGTTCGTCAACGTGACCAACCTGCCGCTACGGCCCGCGCCGGTCCTCGCCCGTACGGCGACCTCGTTGTCGGCACTGTCCGACGGCCGCTTCGTCCTCGGCCTCGGTGCCGGCGGGGCCTGGGACCGGATCACGATGATGGGCGTACCGGAGTTGCGACCGGCCGAGGCGGTCGAGGCGTTCGAGGAGGCGATGCAGCTCGTCCACTCGATGTCCGACGGCGGTACGCCGACGCCCACCAAGCACTACCCGATCGGTCACCTCCGCCCGGCCGCCGTACCCGCGCCGCTGATCTGGACCGGCTCGAACGGCCCCAAGTCGCTCGCCGCGACCGGCCGGAACGCGGACGGCTGGATCCCCGGTCACGCCGCCGACTGGCTCAGCGACCGTTTCCGTTGGTCCCGTCCGATCATCGACGAGGCGGCGCTTTCCGTCGGCCGGAAACCGTCGGACGTCGCGACGATCTACAACTTCCCCGGCGCGATCACCGCGACCCCGCAGCGCCGTACTCGCGACGAGGAGGGCCGCTGGGTGGGCGGCTCATCAGAGCAGTGGATCGAGGAGCTCACCGACGCGATCCTCAACCACGACGCCGCCGGTTTCACGCTTTTTCCGCGGGGTTCCGACCCGTTCGAGGTCCAGCTGTCCCGCTGGTCGCAGGAGGTCGTACCCGCGGTTCGGGCGGCGGTCGGCTAG
- a CDS encoding isocitrate lyase/PEP mutase family protein, translated as MSDLARRLRELHGQPPLVLPNAWDAGSARAIEAAGATAIATTSAGVAWAAGVDDAGGLNQESAIAALRAICAAVSVPVTADLEAGYGDVAGTVTAAVEAGVVGINLEDSTARVLDDPLVQAARIKAARAAAVAAGIDLVINARTDTHLFGDRTGTIERAKIYADAGADVLFVPGVVDAPTIAELVKESPLPLNVMVGLGAPTVAELADLGVVRISIGPAITSAAYALATAAAKELLTTGTYEALIR; from the coding sequence GTGAGCGACCTCGCGCGGCGGCTGCGCGAACTGCACGGGCAGCCGCCGCTCGTCCTGCCGAACGCGTGGGACGCCGGCTCGGCGCGAGCGATCGAGGCGGCGGGGGCGACGGCGATCGCGACGACGAGCGCGGGCGTCGCCTGGGCCGCCGGGGTGGACGACGCCGGCGGGCTGAACCAGGAGTCCGCGATCGCTGCCTTGCGCGCGATTTGTGCAGCGGTTTCCGTTCCGGTCACCGCCGACCTCGAGGCCGGGTACGGCGATGTTGCGGGGACGGTGACCGCTGCCGTCGAGGCAGGTGTTGTCGGCATCAACCTCGAGGACAGCACCGCACGGGTTCTCGACGATCCGTTGGTGCAGGCCGCGCGGATCAAGGCGGCACGCGCTGCAGCTGTTGCCGCTGGCATCGATCTGGTGATCAACGCACGGACCGACACGCACCTGTTCGGTGACCGGACCGGCACGATCGAGCGCGCGAAGATCTACGCCGACGCGGGCGCGGATGTGCTGTTCGTGCCGGGCGTGGTCGACGCGCCGACGATCGCGGAGCTGGTGAAGGAATCGCCGCTGCCGCTCAACGTGATGGTCGGTCTGGGTGCGCCGACGGTCGCCGAACTCGCGGACCTCGGTGTCGTGCGGATCAGCATCGGGCCGGCGATCACGAGTGCGGCGTACGCGCTGGCGACGGCGGCGGCGAAGGAGCTGCTGACCACCGGCACCTATGAGGCGCTGATCCGGTAG
- a CDS encoding aldo/keto reductase — protein MTAWQLGEVSVERMGFGAMRITANPDRAIAVLRRAVELGVNHIDTAAFYASGKRFANELIRSALAPYPAGLIITTKVGPGTDAERGFYNAATAAELREQVETNLLQLDVDCLEVVNLRITGEGSLAERFGWLVELRDEGLIKQLGVSNVRLPHIREALAIAPVVCVQNSYAVDRRGDEDAIIRFCAERDIAYVPFGTITGADDSDAVDSIAAAHNATPQQVRLAWTLHHSPNILAIPGTGNVDHLEENIAAASLHLSPEELATLD, from the coding sequence ATGACCGCGTGGCAGTTGGGCGAGGTCTCCGTCGAGCGGATGGGGTTCGGCGCGATGCGGATCACCGCGAATCCGGACCGAGCGATCGCCGTACTGCGGCGCGCGGTGGAGCTCGGGGTGAACCACATCGACACGGCAGCGTTCTACGCATCCGGAAAACGTTTCGCGAACGAGCTGATCCGCTCCGCGCTGGCGCCGTACCCGGCCGGCCTGATCATCACGACGAAGGTCGGACCCGGAACTGATGCGGAACGCGGTTTCTACAACGCGGCCACGGCCGCCGAACTGCGGGAGCAGGTCGAGACGAACCTTCTCCAGCTCGACGTCGACTGCCTGGAGGTGGTGAACCTGCGGATCACCGGGGAGGGCTCGCTCGCGGAACGTTTCGGCTGGCTCGTGGAGCTCCGGGACGAAGGGCTGATCAAACAGCTCGGCGTCTCGAACGTGCGGCTCCCCCACATCCGGGAAGCGCTCGCGATCGCGCCGGTCGTCTGCGTCCAGAACAGCTACGCCGTCGACCGCCGCGGCGACGAGGACGCGATCATCCGGTTCTGCGCCGAGCGCGACATCGCATACGTACCGTTCGGCACGATCACCGGCGCCGACGACTCAGACGCCGTCGACTCGATCGCTGCAGCCCACAACGCGACGCCCCAGCAGGTCCGCCTGGCTTGGACGCTCCACCACTCCCCCAACATCCTCGCCATCCCCGGCACCGGCAACGTCGACCATCTCGAAGAGAACATCGCCGCCGCATCGCTGCACCTGAGCCCCGAGGAACTCGCCACCCTCGACTAG
- a CDS encoding AlkA N-terminal domain-containing protein, producing MTTYSAVRTTGIYCRPGCGAKPLAENVGTFELPAAAEAAGYRACLRCRPYRVAGTVADETPELVCRAVQLIIAGLLDESGEEALGARLGVSARHLRRMFHEHLGVTPDQFARSRRAHFARRLLDDTDLGVAEIAFASGFGSLRQFNRAMREIFRASPRALRDRRRRGDRLAADGGLVLRLPFTPPYDWEAMSTYLGAQAVPGVESVEDGVYRRTISLDGEPGLLEIGAGGEDHLILRAHLPFWEGVIHVVDRATQLVGLDHDPIRARAHLAADADLGPLVAARPGIRVPGAWGPFEVAVQAFVRDRLGRDDANEALRKLVEVYGVPVPGLGHGLTHAFPGPEALTGSELVGPLAREVADGNIALGPGVEIQSLEAVTSPRAAQEIALRLGARDAWPLDGESDHLTPWRSLAAVYYRISAS from the coding sequence GTGACCACCTATTCCGCGGTCCGTACGACGGGGATCTACTGCCGGCCCGGGTGCGGTGCCAAGCCGCTCGCGGAAAACGTCGGCACGTTCGAGTTGCCCGCCGCCGCGGAGGCGGCCGGGTACCGCGCCTGCCTGCGCTGCCGGCCGTACCGGGTGGCCGGGACGGTGGCCGACGAGACGCCCGAGCTGGTCTGCCGCGCGGTGCAACTGATCATCGCGGGTCTGCTCGACGAGTCCGGTGAGGAGGCGTTGGGCGCGCGGCTCGGGGTGTCGGCGCGGCACCTGCGGCGCATGTTCCACGAGCACCTGGGCGTCACGCCGGACCAGTTCGCCCGCTCGCGGCGGGCGCACTTCGCGCGGCGCCTGCTGGACGACACCGATCTCGGCGTCGCGGAAATCGCGTTCGCGTCCGGTTTCGGCAGCCTGCGCCAGTTCAACCGGGCGATGCGCGAGATCTTCCGCGCGTCACCGCGTGCGCTGCGCGATCGCCGGCGCCGCGGCGACCGCCTCGCTGCCGACGGTGGTCTGGTACTGCGGTTGCCGTTCACCCCGCCGTACGACTGGGAAGCGATGAGCACGTACCTCGGGGCGCAGGCGGTCCCGGGCGTCGAGTCGGTCGAGGACGGTGTGTATCGGCGGACGATCTCGCTCGACGGTGAGCCCGGCCTCCTGGAGATCGGGGCGGGCGGCGAAGATCACCTGATCCTGCGCGCGCATCTCCCCTTCTGGGAGGGCGTGATCCATGTCGTCGATCGGGCCACCCAGCTCGTCGGGCTCGACCATGATCCGATCCGCGCTCGGGCGCACCTGGCCGCCGACGCCGACCTCGGGCCACTCGTTGCCGCGCGCCCCGGAATACGTGTTCCTGGTGCGTGGGGTCCGTTCGAGGTCGCGGTCCAGGCATTCGTCCGGGACAGGCTGGGCCGCGACGACGCGAACGAGGCGTTGCGCAAACTCGTCGAGGTGTACGGCGTACCGGTGCCGGGGCTCGGGCACGGACTGACGCATGCGTTCCCGGGACCGGAGGCGTTGACCGGGTCCGAGCTGGTCGGCCCGCTCGCGCGAGAGGTTGCTGACGGCAACATCGCCCTCGGACCCGGTGTGGAGATCCAGTCACTCGAGGCCGTCACGAGCCCGCGCGCCGCGCAGGAGATCGCGTTGCGCCTCGGAGCTCGCGACGCCTGGCCCCTCGACGGCGAGAGCGACCACCTCACCCCCTGGCGGTCACTCGCCGCTGTCTACTACCGGATCAGCGCCTCATAG